The region CTGCCTTGAAAATGCAGCACATCTTGAAGAGCCCAAATGGCATGCTCTACTATCAATCGTCAAAGGCTTGGGCAATGATGGCATCTGGCTGGCTCATGATTTAAGCTGCACTTATCGCGACTACAAGCATCAAAATATACTTCATAAGATGGAGAGGGTTGAACCAAACTATAGCTGCGAAAAGATTAAAGCTAATCTCTATAACTGCGGATGTAATTGTGGGGTATCATCTCCTTCAAAATTATGGACTAAAGCGTCATCCCAAGAATCACAAGATGCCATCAAGCATACTGATTCTACCAAGTTATTGGAAATAACCGACCAGTTAGATTTATATCCTTCAAGTGAAGGTATACCATATGCCGACATTGTAATCGACAATTGTCGGAAGACATTCCAGATAGAGACCAAAGAATTCAAGAACTTAATTGGATTCCTTTTTTATCGATCTGCAGGAAAACCACTCAAAAACACTCTTGCCGCTGACCTGATACAGGACCTTACCGCCAGAGCTATTCATGGGCCACATGAGCCGCGCAAGATATATACACGAATAGCTCATGTTGATGACGCAGTGTACATTGATCTGTGCGACGATTCGTGGAGAGCTATTGAGATCACAGCTAACGGTTGGAGTATCATCAACACCCCACCAGTTCGATTTCGCCGCCTTAAAAGCATGCAGCCTTTAAACGAACCAATTCGTGGTGGACAAGTAAGTGAACTGATAAACCTGCTCAACATAGATGAAGAAGAAGCAATTCTGGTCATAGCATGGTTACTTGGGACCTTATGCCCTGGGCCATTTCCTATTCTCACCCTCGAAGGAGAACAAGGGACAGCAAAGAGTTCGACCACACGAATGTTACGGCAACTAATAGACCCTTCAATCGCCCCCACACGAGCAACACCTAGAAACCTACAGGACCTAATCATTGCGGCTAGCAGTTCCCACATACTCGCCCTCGACAATATGTCAGGCGTTCCTTTGTGGCTATCAGACGCTCTCTGCAGGATTGCTACCGGGGATAGCTTTGCAGCACGCAAGTTATTTACCAATGATGAAGAGTCTATCATTTCAGTAATAAAACCCATCATTCTAAACGGGATTGATCAAATAGCTGAACGGCATGATCTGGCAGACAGGAGCCTTCGTGTCTCACTTCCGGTCATCCCCGCTCACAAACGTAAACCAGAAGCCCTATTAGATGCTGCCTTTAAAGAAGCTGCCCCGAAAATCCTTGGAGGACTTTGTGAGGGTGTTGCTTGTGCACTAAAAAATAGGCACAAGGTTAAAACCAACAACCTTCCCCGAATGGCTGACTTCGCACTCTGGTGCTATGCGGCTGAAGAAGTGATGCCATGGGAGGAAGGTGAGTTTCTGGAAAAGTATACCTTAAACCAGAATGAATCCATTCAAAGTGCTCTGGAATCGGATGATATAGCTAACTCTATCAAGCTGTTAATGAAAAGAACAAGCTTCTGGCAAGGTAGCCCTACGGAATTACTGAATGAACTCACAGGTATTATAGATGAGAAGATTTCTCAGCTTAAATACTGGCCTAAAACACCTGCAATGTTAGGTAGGCGACTTACGCGCACTCAAGCATTCCTTAGAAAGTCAGGTATTGATATAACCAGAGAAAAAGGTGGAAACCGGATTATCACGATCCGCACAACTTCTGAGCATAAAGATACCCCGACAGAGAAACTAAGCATCGATACCCTCTTTGAATAATAAATGGGAGATCCGGGTTCCCCCGGATCTCCTAAATACACCTACTTTTGCGGTTAATGCGGTTATGGCGGTTATCTGCAAAACTTTAATGTCTGCATAACTTATTTTTTACTTATTTTTCATATATGGCAATAATCATATTTTTTAATATTACTGCCCTATCCGCCCTAACCGCCAAAAAAGCTCTATATAGCAATGTGCTTCTAAGCATCGAGCACAAACAGATAGCTCCCTCCTCAACAGCCATCGATATTCTCCGTTTCGCGACATCTTGATCTACCACTGACAGCAAGCAATGACTCATATCTCGAAATAGAATAACCGTTGAAGGGTACTGCCTTCGACAGCTTTATATTTGAATTTTTAGACCATCATGAAGCGATTCCACACGCACCTAAAATACACTTGATAAAGTATTTACCCATAACAGTCTAAGCAAAAGTAAGAACCTAGTGATAAGACTGGACTTTAGGTCTCCAGCTGAATTCATGTACCCCTATCACACCAACATCAGAAACAAAATATTCAAATCGACAAACGATAACCATGTAAGCACTTACCACTTCCTGACCAATTACGCCGGTATTCTTGACGGATAGCGGACATGGGGCGTAAGAGTCTTATCAACTAACAACGTTCATCAAACTAGACTCCCCTATAATAGAAATAGCCTTGTTGATATATCTATTAAACTACGCAGATAACCTTGACTCTTCGGAGAATACTAATCGCCATGGCGCAACTCGAACATATAGAAGTCATCGAAAAAAGACTGTGGACCGCAGCGGACACCATGCGGGCCAACTCAAACTACGCTAGTAATGAATACTTTCTGCCCGTCATGGGTCTCATATTTCTCAGGCACGCATACAGCCGATTCCTGGCAGTAAAAGACGACATTGAAGCGAACCTCCCCAAGCGTGGAGGTAAGACCAGACCTCTGACCAAGGAAGACTTCTCACAAAAGAGTTCAATTTTCCTGCAACCTAAGGCTCAGTTCGACTCACTGGTTTCCCTTAGTGATGCTGACGATCGAGCCAAAGCGATCATTGAAGCTATGGAATCCATCGAAGCTGACTATGAAAGCCTGCGTGGTGTACTGCCTAAGAGTGAATATCAGGAACTTGATAACGACGTTCTGGGACAGCTGCTGCGGACCCTGAACCCGGATGAACTCAAAAAGGTCAAAGGCGATGTCTTTGGTCGTATCTACGAATATTTCCTGACCCAGTTCGCAGACCAGAAAGCTCATGATGGTGGTGAATTTTTTACACCGATCTCCATCGTCTCCCTGATCGCCAATATTCTGGAGCCGACACACGGTACGATCCTCGACCCTGCCTGCGGTTCCGGCGGTATGTTTGTACAGAGTGCCCGGGTGGTTGAACGTCTGCATCAAAATCCCAGTGAAAAACTCACCTTCATGGGACTGGAGAAGAACGCGACCACCATCCGTCTGGCAAAAATGAACCTTGCTGTGCATGGGCTGGAAGGCGATATTCAGAGAGCTATCACTTATTACCAAGATCCGCATGAACTGCTCGGCAAAGCTGAATACGTCATGGCGAACCCGCCCTTCAACGTGGATGAAATTGACGGAGACAAGGTCAAGAAAGACCCACGCCTCCCCTTTGGTCTGCCTGGAGTAAGTAAGGGGAGTAAAGACAACCCCGACAAGAAGGGGAAGATATCAAACGGTAACTACGTTTGGATCAGCTATTTCTACAGCTACTTAAGCGAGACAGGCAAAGCCGGATTCGTAATGTCTTCTCAGGCATCAAGTGCCGGTAAGGATGAGGCCAAGGTGCGCCAGAAGCTTATTGAGACCGGGGATGTCGACGCCATGGTAGCTATCCGCTCAAACTTCTTCTACACCCGCACCGTACCTTGTGAATTATGGTTCCTGAATCGCAATAAGCCCGAAGAGCACAAAGACAAGGTGCTCATGATTGATGCCCGCAACATCTATCGCAAAGTCACACGCAAGATTTACGACTTCAGTCCGGAACAGGAACAGAATATTTTAGCCATTGTCTGGCTGTATCGCGGACAGGTGGACAAGTACCTTGATCTGGTAGCCGGTTATTGCCAGCGCATGCTCGCCGAGGGAGAAGGCTGCTTCAGCGGACATGGAGAAAACGGTGAAACCATAAAGCCCTTACCTGAATTCACAGCTTCGCTGGATGGACTGTTAGCCACAATGAAACCTTTCGTGGAATCACTCGCTGCGGACTCCCCTCATACCGAACCGCTCAAGGAATATGAAACCGCCTTGGCCGCATTTCATAAGGATGTGGACGGATTCAAATCATCCATCGCTAAACAAATGGATGCATGGAAGGGTCAGGGCCTCAGCAACGGAAAACTGAAAAAAGCCGTTGAACGTCTTGCCCCACTAGCTGAAACCAGCCGCGACTTGGTCAAACAGACCGACCTGCTCTACAAGCTGGCCTGCAAGCTCATTGAGACCTGCGAAACTGAATGCGCGGCTAAAGCCTGTGACACTTGGGTCAACAGAGACATCACCCGTACCCGCAAGGCTGCGGATCAAGCCCGTAAGCTGGCCGTGGAAGAACTCAAGCAGGTTCGTTATTTCCAGCGTCAAGCTCGTTGGCTGACAGAGCGTTTTCCTGAAGCGCAGCTTTGCGATGTTGATGGATTGGTCAAGCTTGTAGATCGTGCCACGCTTAAAGCCCATGACTGGAGCCTTACTCCCGGTCGCTATGTCGGTGTAGCCCCTGAAGAAGTGAACGAAGATTTTGATTTTGAAGAAGCTCTTCGGGATATCCATGTGGAGTTGGAAGACTTGAATAATGAAGCAGTGCAGCTTGCAGCTACTATTAAGAAAAATTTTGAGGAGCTGGGAGTATGAGTTGGCCTCGCACAAAACTCGAATTACTAGCAGCTAACAAAAAGTATGCTTTCGTTGGGGGACCATTCGGTTCTAAGCTCACCTCACGGGACTATGTCGCTACTGGCACACCTGTTATTCGTGGGTCAAACCTCAACAATGGGCGCAACCTTGATCTTACCGATTTCGTATATGTTTCGGACTTTAAGGTACAAGAAGATCTTTCTAGCAATTTAGCCTATCCAGGAGATCTCGTATTTACGCAAAGAGGGACTCTCGGACAGGTTGCACTTATCCCTATAGAAGGTGAATTTGAGCGATATGTAGTATCACAGAGCCAAATGAAGATGACCGTAAATGAGCATAAGGCTGATCCACTCTTCTTATACTACTATTTTTCAAGCCATGAAGCTGTAAACAGAATCCTGAGTTATACTTCTTCATCAGGAGTTCCGCATATAAATCTTACTGTGTTGCGTAATTTTGAAGTACCAACCCCTCCACTCAAAATTCAAAATAGAATAGCATCAGTTCTATCCGCATACGACGAACTCATCGAAAACAACCGCCGCCGCATCCAGCTGCTCGAAGAATCGGCACGCCTGCTCTACAAGGAATGGTTCGTGCGGCTTCGCTTTCCGGGACACGAGCATGTTAAGGTTGCGGATGGTGTGCCGGAGGGGTGGGAGAAGAAACCGCTTTCGTATATCGCAAATATCACTATGGGCCAAAGCCCTAAGTCAGAATTTTATAATACTGATGGATTAGGTATACCCTTCCACCAAGGCGTAAAGGACTTTGGACATCGTTTTCCATCCAACAATACATACTGCACGGCTATGAAACGAATCGCTGAGGCAGGAGATATTCTTTTTAGCGTAAGAGCCCCTGTAGGCAGAATAAACGTCGCGACTGAAAAGATAGTAATAGGACGTGGCCTTTCTGCAATTAGAAGTATCCGTAACCAGCAGAGCTTTCTCCTTTACAATCTTAAAAATCACTTCTTCAAAGAAGACATGATAGGTGCAGGAGCGATATATGCGGCAATAACAAAAAAGGATTTGTACAACGTTGAGCTGCTTCAACCAAGCGATAGTATTATTGAAATGTTTTTGGATCATGTGAATCCGATCGATAGACAAATTGATGTGATCACTAATCAGACTGCGGCACTGGCCCAAGCCCGCGACATCCTAATCCCCAAACTAATGAATGGCGAGGTGGGTGTATGAGCAGTCTTAAGGTGATCGAGAAGAGAGTCTTTGAGGATCTCTTTGGTATTGCAGGTGGAATTGTACTCGACTTCTCAAACAGGTCCTTTGCCGATTTCTTCCGTGATACTGCCAAAATCGATATCTATACAGATAAATACGCATTCAACGGAGACTCCAAGGCCAAGCGTTTACGGGCATTTTGGGAGACCGAACCAGATCTGGTCGTCGGTAATATTCTAAACGATCTGCTGGAAATATGGCAGTACAATACCTCAAAGGATGAACAGACGGCAGCGGCTCAACAGTATAAACGTGCGGTGGACATTGTCGCCCGGTTATCCGGTAAACAAACAGAGAAAGAGCCAACTGAGCAGGAATTCCTTCACCGACAATATCAAGATATTTCAGTCAAGAATCTTTCCTTAGACCCAAGCTTGGTGCCAGTGCTTGAAAGCCGCCTAACGGAGGCGCAGCACTGCTTAGAAAGCGCACCACTCGCAACCATTTTTCTGTGCGGCAGTATTTTGGAAGGCATTCTACTGGGGGTTGCCCTGCAAAAGCCGAAAGAATTCAATCAAGCGACCAACGCCCCCAAGGACAAAGACAAGAAGGTCAAACAATTCCACAAATGGTCATTGGCACAGTTTATTGATGTCGCGTTCGGGCTAAAGCTTTTAAAGCTGGACGTTAAAAAGTTCAGCCACGAGCTGCGTGATTTCCGTAACTACATCCACCCATACGAACAACTCGCGTCAAGATTTGAGCCGGATAAGCATACGGCTGAAATCTGCCTGCAAGTCCTGAAGGCTGCCATAGCAGATTTATCAGGAGGGCGGAATTAATAGTGAAACCCATGTATATCGTAAGAGACACGAAAGTGAATAACTCCAGCAAAGCTGCTCTCAAATTCTAAAGAACCTATTGCTCATCTGAAAAAGGAGAATGAATCGAATGATAGCCCAACAAGAACATCTGTTAACTTTTCTAAAAAATGCTCCACAACTTATCATCCCCATATATCAGAGGATGTACTCCTGGACAGAGCAAGAATGCAGCCAACTCTGGAACGACATCATTCGTGTCGGATCAAATGAAGAGATCGGAACCCATTTTGTCGGTTCTGTGGTTTACATTCAAAACTCAGTTGCTAGAAACGCTCCCCTGCTGGTCATTGATGGACAGCAACGGTTGACCACCATCACTCTGCTGCTTGAAGCTCTTGCCCGCAATATTGCTGAGGCAGAGCCTAGCGATGGATTCTCCGAAGAACAGATTAGAAGCTATTACCTTACCAATCCATTTGAGAAAGAAGAGAATAAGTACAAGTTAATCCTGACCCAAACAGATAAGGACACTCTAATATCCTTACTTAGAAGCAGCCCACTTCCTGCTGAAAATTCATTACGAGTCATGGGGAACTTCGAGTTCTTTAATAAACGAATCAAAACACTCAATGGGGACATTGAACATCTTTGTAAGGGACTTGAAAAACTACAGCTTGTTGAAGTGGCTTTGGATAAGGCCCATGATAACCCGCAGCTAATCTTTGAAAGCATGAACTCCACAGGCCGGGAATTGAGTCAGGCGGATCTAATCCGTAACTTTATCCTTATGGGGCTTGAGCCTGAAATTCAGACCAATCTCTATAATGATTACTGGCGACCGATGGAGGTCAATTTCGGACAGGAAGCATACGGAGCCCAATTCGATAGCTTCATGCGTCATTACCTTACCTACAAGACCGGCTCCATCCCCAATGTCAGCGCAGTATACGAAGCATTCAAGGCTTACTTCAGAACCCCTGATATTCAACGGGCCGGTGTAGAAGAGGTAGTGAAGGACCTCAACACATTCGCAGACTACTACTGCAGAATGGCCTTAGGCAGGGAACAGGATAAGAAGCTAGCCGAAGCTTTTCATGATCTTCGGGAGCTCAAAATTGAAGTCGCATATCCTCTTCTGCTGGAATTTTACGCCGATCATGTAGCGGAAGCTCTGACACTGGATGAATTTGAATCGGCAGTCCGGATGATCGAATCATACGTATTCAGAAGGTCAGCCTGCGCTATCCCCACAAACTCCATGAACAAGACATTCGCGAATTTTAATAAAGGTCTTAAGAAGGATCGCTACCTCGAAAGCATCGCGGCCAACTTTCTCTTACTGCCCTCATATCGCAGATTTCCGGCTGATGAAGAGTTCAACCGAGAAATCAAAGTACGCGATCTCTACAACTTTAGGAATAAAAGCTACTGGCTGCGGCGCATGGAGAACGATGGCCGTAGAGAACGTGTGTCAGTCAACGATTACACTATCGAACACATCATGCCCCAGAACAAGAATGTGCCCCAGCATTGGCGTGATGAATTGGGAGCTGACTGGAAGAGAGTTCATGACACATGGCTGCATACTCTGGGGAACCTCACTCTCACAGGGTACAACTCCGAATACAGCGACAACAGCTTCACGGACAAAAAAGGCATGGAAGGTGGCTTTGCTGTGAGTCCCCTCAAACTCAATGAAGGGCTTGGCAGCACGACAGAATGGAATGAAGAGTCAATCAAGAAACGCGCCGACAAGCTCGCTTTAAAGGCCATCGACATATGGAATTTCCCATCTCTTGATGAGGATATACTTGATGCATACCGTCCTACCACTCAAGAGGGAAAGACTTACAGCATTGACGACCATGAATACCTTTCCGGTGGGGATTCCAGAATTCTGTTTGATAAGCTGAGGACAGAAGTTCTGGCTCTTAACCCCTGTGTTAGCGAAGATTTCTTGAAACTATACGTAGCCTACAAAGCTGAGACAAACTTCGTTGATGTGGTCCCACAAAAAAGCAGACTGCGTCTGTCATTGAATATGAAGTTCCACGAAATCCAAGATCCACGAGGTCTTTGTAGAGACATCACCAACGTAGGCCGCTGGGGTAACGGAGATGTAGAGGTCGGCCTGGAATCACTGGATGATCTTCAATATGTAGTTGGTTTGATTCGACAAGCTCTTGAAAAGCAGCTAGGAAATGGTGATTAAGAGACAAATAATGAGACTTTAATACATTATCAACACAATTCGTCCTAGGCTGCCCAGCCACAGCTACTTCGAATAGGGTAAGCGTATGATCAAAAAGATTAAATCAATCAAAAAGTTCGGTGTATTCCAAAATTTCGACTGGAATACGGAAGTTTGTGATGAATCTGGTAGCCCACGCGACTTACAGCACATCAACATTATCTATGGCAGAAACTATTCAGGAAAGACTACTCTTTCACGAATTCTGCGTGCTATGGAGACAGGCGATATCTCTGACAAAGTCGAGGCCCCAGAGTTTAGTGTAGCTTTAGCCGATGGATCTATAGTGACTCAAGAAACCTTGCGCGGTCACAATAAAGCTATTCGAGTCTTTAACGATGATTTCGTCCGTGATAATCTACGCTTTATCACCAACCCGGATGACAATATCGAACCATTTGCTATTCTTGGTGACGATAACAATAAAATCGAGCAGGAAATAAAAACACTTGAAGCAGAGCTTGGCTCAAAAGAAGAGGGAAATGAGTCGGGGCTATACGCCCAGCGAGCAGCGGCAAACACCGCCCAGATCAATGCAGACCGTATATATCGAAAAGCGGTTACGAATCTCGACAAACAGTTAAAAGACAAAGCGACGAGCCAAAAGATAGGAATCAAATATAATCCAGAACGCTTTGGTGACCAGAACTATAACATCAAGAAACTCAAGGCAGAAATCGAAAAAGTTCTAAGCCCAGAATATAATCAGCCAAATCCTGAAGAACTGACGCAAAGCGAAAAACTAATCCTAGAACAAACTCTGCCACCTATTGAAACATTTCATGCTCCAGCACTTAATTTTGAAGTCTTAGTTAAGGACACAGAACTCCTTGTAACCAAAAAGATCAGTGACTCAGATAAAATTGAAGAGCTGGTAAAGGATGCTGTTTTAAATCGCTGGGTTAATGATGGTCGTACTCATCATAAAGGCAAACGTAAGGAGTGTGCATTCTGCGGCAACCCCATCTCCGAGAAACGCTGGCAGGAATTGGACAAACATTTTGATGAAGAATCAGAACGTCTTGAAAAAGACATTAATGCGCTGATTATCAGAATCGAATCGGAGAAGAAAACAATAAACGCTGCTCTGCATATCGACAAATCCCATTTCTATTCCAAATTCCATAGCTTACTTGACGAGGTAGACAGCACTCTCAAAGAAAGCATTACCCAGTACAACCAATCATTAAATGGGCTAATCGCTCAACTCAAAGCTAGAAAAGAAGATATTCTGAACCCAATAGAATTTAAAGCACATGCTGCTCCCTCCGCAGAGATAGAGACTGCATGGGGTGAGTACAAATTAACCTGTACTGCTTCTAACAGCTTCACAACCTCTTTAAACACTGAACAAAAACATGCCAAGGTAGCTCTA is a window of Maridesulfovibrio sp. DNA encoding:
- a CDS encoding restriction endonuclease subunit S — translated: MSWPRTKLELLAANKKYAFVGGPFGSKLTSRDYVATGTPVIRGSNLNNGRNLDLTDFVYVSDFKVQEDLSSNLAYPGDLVFTQRGTLGQVALIPIEGEFERYVVSQSQMKMTVNEHKADPLFLYYYFSSHEAVNRILSYTSSSGVPHINLTVLRNFEVPTPPLKIQNRIASVLSAYDELIENNRRRIQLLEESARLLYKEWFVRLRFPGHEHVKVADGVPEGWEKKPLSYIANITMGQSPKSEFYNTDGLGIPFHQGVKDFGHRFPSNNTYCTAMKRIAEAGDILFSVRAPVGRINVATEKIVIGRGLSAIRSIRNQQSFLLYNLKNHFFKEDMIGAGAIYAAITKKDLYNVELLQPSDSIIEMFLDHVNPIDRQIDVITNQTAALAQARDILIPKLMNGEVGV
- a CDS encoding N-6 DNA methylase, whose product is MAQLEHIEVIEKRLWTAADTMRANSNYASNEYFLPVMGLIFLRHAYSRFLAVKDDIEANLPKRGGKTRPLTKEDFSQKSSIFLQPKAQFDSLVSLSDADDRAKAIIEAMESIEADYESLRGVLPKSEYQELDNDVLGQLLRTLNPDELKKVKGDVFGRIYEYFLTQFADQKAHDGGEFFTPISIVSLIANILEPTHGTILDPACGSGGMFVQSARVVERLHQNPSEKLTFMGLEKNATTIRLAKMNLAVHGLEGDIQRAITYYQDPHELLGKAEYVMANPPFNVDEIDGDKVKKDPRLPFGLPGVSKGSKDNPDKKGKISNGNYVWISYFYSYLSETGKAGFVMSSQASSAGKDEAKVRQKLIETGDVDAMVAIRSNFFYTRTVPCELWFLNRNKPEEHKDKVLMIDARNIYRKVTRKIYDFSPEQEQNILAIVWLYRGQVDKYLDLVAGYCQRMLAEGEGCFSGHGENGETIKPLPEFTASLDGLLATMKPFVESLAADSPHTEPLKEYETALAAFHKDVDGFKSSIAKQMDAWKGQGLSNGKLKKAVERLAPLAETSRDLVKQTDLLYKLACKLIETCETECAAKACDTWVNRDITRTRKAADQARKLAVEELKQVRYFQRQARWLTERFPEAQLCDVDGLVKLVDRATLKAHDWSLTPGRYVGVAPEEVNEDFDFEEALRDIHVELEDLNNEAVQLAATIKKNFEELGV
- a CDS encoding AAA family ATPase → MIKKIKSIKKFGVFQNFDWNTEVCDESGSPRDLQHINIIYGRNYSGKTTLSRILRAMETGDISDKVEAPEFSVALADGSIVTQETLRGHNKAIRVFNDDFVRDNLRFITNPDDNIEPFAILGDDNNKIEQEIKTLEAELGSKEEGNESGLYAQRAAANTAQINADRIYRKAVTNLDKQLKDKATSQKIGIKYNPERFGDQNYNIKKLKAEIEKVLSPEYNQPNPEELTQSEKLILEQTLPPIETFHAPALNFEVLVKDTELLVTKKISDSDKIEELVKDAVLNRWVNDGRTHHKGKRKECAFCGNPISEKRWQELDKHFDEESERLEKDINALIIRIESEKKTINAALHIDKSHFYSKFHSLLDEVDSTLKESITQYNQSLNGLIAQLKARKEDILNPIEFKAHAAPSAEIETAWGEYKLTCTASNSFTTSLNTEQKHAKVALRLKEVSDYLITIGYSEQQSSIKELKEKLEKANENKKQVEGLIISREELVSSKKRELNDEEKGAKKVNEYLNNFFGHRFLTLEAKQDTISGAESKRIRFEVIRNGKKAYHLSEGECSLLAFCYFLAKLDDIDTRDSKPIIWIDDPISSLDGNHIFFIYSLLNAEIVSEDKFEQLFISTHNLDFLKYLKRLNGKFLNHNGKMQDYQKAYFIISRQDKTSIIGPMPKYLKEYVTEFNYLFKQIHRCAAIQAVDDSNYVTFCNFANNARKFFEIYLYYKYPDQGMNEHTLCLFFGESKVPAVLTDRINNEYSHLCAVFERGATPVEVPEMQTSAQQIIERLKEDSEQYSALLKSVGIEEIIEEAAEA
- a CDS encoding DUF262 domain-containing protein, with amino-acid sequence MIAQQEHLLTFLKNAPQLIIPIYQRMYSWTEQECSQLWNDIIRVGSNEEIGTHFVGSVVYIQNSVARNAPLLVIDGQQRLTTITLLLEALARNIAEAEPSDGFSEEQIRSYYLTNPFEKEENKYKLILTQTDKDTLISLLRSSPLPAENSLRVMGNFEFFNKRIKTLNGDIEHLCKGLEKLQLVEVALDKAHDNPQLIFESMNSTGRELSQADLIRNFILMGLEPEIQTNLYNDYWRPMEVNFGQEAYGAQFDSFMRHYLTYKTGSIPNVSAVYEAFKAYFRTPDIQRAGVEEVVKDLNTFADYYCRMALGREQDKKLAEAFHDLRELKIEVAYPLLLEFYADHVAEALTLDEFESAVRMIESYVFRRSACAIPTNSMNKTFANFNKGLKKDRYLESIAANFLLLPSYRRFPADEEFNREIKVRDLYNFRNKSYWLRRMENDGRRERVSVNDYTIEHIMPQNKNVPQHWRDELGADWKRVHDTWLHTLGNLTLTGYNSEYSDNSFTDKKGMEGGFAVSPLKLNEGLGSTTEWNEESIKKRADKLALKAIDIWNFPSLDEDILDAYRPTTQEGKTYSIDDHEYLSGGDSRILFDKLRTEVLALNPCVSEDFLKLYVAYKAETNFVDVVPQKSRLRLSLNMKFHEIQDPRGLCRDITNVGRWGNGDVEVGLESLDDLQYVVGLIRQALEKQLGNGD